The following are from one region of the Nostoc cf. commune SO-36 genome:
- the psaK gene encoding photosystem I reaction center subunit PsaK, which yields MFTSTLLAAATTPLQWSPTVGLIIIIANIVAIAFGKSTIKFPNAEPKLPSANLFGGFGLPALLATTAFGHILGVGVVLGLHNLGRI from the coding sequence GTGTTTACTTCAACCTTACTCGCTGCTGCAACCACACCTCTGCAATGGAGTCCGACAGTTGGACTGATTATCATTATTGCTAATATCGTTGCCATTGCTTTTGGTAAATCTACCATCAAATTTCCCAACGCAGAACCAAAACTACCCTCAGCCAATTTATTTGGTGGTTTTGGTTTACCAGCCCTTTTAGCAACTACCGCCTTTGGCCATATCTTAGGAGTGGGCGTTGTCTTAGGGCTGCATAACTTGGGAAGAATTTAG